The Arthrobacter methylotrophus genome segment CGCGAGGCGGCTTTCAGGTGCCCCATCAGCGGGTCGAGATAGGTGTCCGCCTGGTTCGCAATCCCAGCGAAGACAGATACCGGTCGCGTTCGGCGTCCCACTGCGCTGGGCGGGATCAGCAACTGGTCACGCTCCCGAAAAGAGAGGCTGTGGTTGATCCACACCGTTCCGCGCCGCAACCCTCTGCGCAAGCCCATCATGGCGCTGGCTTCCATGGCACGCATCGCGCGCTGGCGGTCTTCGCCGTTGACCAGATCACGCCAACTGGCGCTGACCGGCACTGGCAGTCGGGCGGCAACTCTGTCGCCCCCTGATCGTGCAAGCTGCCGATGAATTCAAGTTGCTGCACGGCAGGATCGGAGCCGTTGGTGGCAAATTCCATCCCCGTAGCGCAGTCAGGAGATTGCGGATACGGTGTTGGTCTTCCGTGAGCATCTCACGCACGCTGGCGGCATGGCTCGCGGGAGGCTTGGCGAGAAGTCCTCTAGCAGCTTACCGATGTCGGCCAACCGGTCTTCCGCCGAACGGCGGGTATCGTCAACCAACGCCTTGATGTCGAGCAATGCTGTCGGTACTCGACCGCCGAGCGAATTGCTTGGCCGTCGTCTTGTTGTAAGCCCGCCTGACCAAATCGGAAACGCGCCGCCCAGATTGGTAGGCCATCGCGTCTGTCAACTCGCAAGCTCACGCGCAGGAAGAACACCAGTTCGATCGTGCGCGTGGAGGTCTTCAATTCGCGGACTTTGGGGGGCGGCGGCGGGTTGAATACGCTGGCCGTAGGCGCGTTGTTTTTCAATGGGGATTGCATCGAACCCCAGCGATCCGCACCGAGCGCCTTCAGGAAGTGGATCTTGGCCAGCGTCTCGGTCATAGTCGACGGCTATGCCGGCTAGCGGAGTCTTGACCATTCGAGCACGGTCGTGCCCGATGTTGCGTGCTGAGCGAACACAGCCGCTTCGGCTTGTGCGATCTGCGCCAGCGGACAACTGCCTCAATCATGGCCAGCAATTCGCGCTCGATGCGGCCAAATGGAAGGGCAATATCCTGCAGTGACGTGTGGAAAGGATCAGAATCCTTCGCTCATACAGCCAGAAGTAGGCATGCTGGAGCAGCTCCTCGATTGTCAGCGATTCGGTGGCGTCTGCCGCATCCAGGCTTCGAGCCCAGTCCACTGGTCTCCATCAAGTCGCGTCAGGCCAAGGTAGTCGCATGCCCAAACTGATGCTCGTAAGAGTCTTGTATCGCTGATAAATCGTGCGCAGCGAAGCGATGGTTGGCGTCGGCACGCCCAGCCTTGCGCCGATGTAGCGCAGCAACTGTCGGGGCAGGGTGTTGAGCTGGTCGAGGGTATGACCGCTGGCGCGAAGAAAGACGAGTTGGATGGCCGCGCCGGCCCGCCCATCAGCCGGAATTTCTGATTGATCGCCGCAACGTCGCTGTCGGTCAGCGCGAAGTAATGGTCGACATCGAACTCTGACAGGCGAGTGGGTAGGGAGTCCTTTCCCACATAGCGAAATTCAAGCCGGCATTTTCCACCCCATCCAGGTGACGCGATCCGAAATCGCGGGCGGACATGGTACTCCTGAGGTCACTTGGGACAGCCGACAATTGTCTACAGCGGTCGAAGAGCCTATAGACAAAGGCTCTGCGAGGAACCGCCAGATTTTGCAGAAAAAGTACGATTACCCCGGACGAGTTCGGCGCTCAGCTTGAGCGTGAACGGGAACGTGCTGACGCAGCCGACATGCGCGCGGCCAGTCACGAGAAGCGAGCACTGCGCGAGATCGAAGGAGCGTACCGCTCGCCAGAAGAGCGAGAAGCTGGCGGAAGAACTGCGCGCGCAGTTGTGGCCACTCGGGCCGAGATACAGCAGGCGCTGTTCAGCACGCCAACGCGATCGGCGCTTGCGCGCGGGAACTGGCGGGGCGCAGCAGCAGGCAGACGCCGCCGTGTCAGCTGCGCGCGGCGGCCGATCAACTGGCGCAGACTCAGTTGCAGCTGCAGGAGCGCTGCGACGCGCTGAGCGCGCGAGACCGAGGCGGCAACGACGCGCCGGTTGGTAGATGTGTTGAAGAAAGCGCCAGTTGGACGCGCTGGCCAGCGGCCAAAACGGCTGACGCCTAATTACCAAACGAAATAACAAGCGCCGCCTTCATCACCGAGAGGCTTATGATACGGGTCGGCTTATCTTGGTCGGCCCGCAGGTAGCGCGCCAACAATCCGGCCGCCAGCGTCGCGGCGAGACAGCGAGCAGCGCTATATTGAGATGACGGAAGCCGGATTCCATGAACGATGGGCTGCACGAATAGCGACCTGGAAGAACCGTTTGCTGCGCTAGATCATGCGACGCAACAATCGTCTTTCACATGAACTCATGCAGAGCGCTGCGGCCGCATGCAGCCCAACAAAGATGTACACGAGGTGGCACCTGACTCATGCACCTCCTTGCTGAGGCTCGCCAAGCTCTTGTCCTGCAAAAGGGGGAGCGTCAAAGTCAGCCCGAACGGCTGAATCGGCTTACACCCCCAGGCCAGCGCCAGCACGCCAAGAATGGGCATCCGACCATCAACAGGTAGAGCACGCCCATGCGTGAGGCATGCTGCACGCTGCAGCAGTTGTGGGCAGGGGACGGTGCCGGCGGCTGGGTTCCCCAGCGGACAAATAAACGCAGCACCATCAACGCGAGCACGGACAGCCCCGCGGTCTGATGAACCGCAAATGCCGCGGTGCGCGCGGTGCTGCCTTTGGGAAAAAAGTCGTGGATCTCGATCGCCACCACGGCAATCGTGACGGCAGGAATACCAGCCAATGCAGGGATCGCATGGCAAGGAGTATTCTTTGTTCAGAGCGCATAAAACCACCTAGAAATTGGAGTGTGTGAATCATGGCTGCGCAGTACAACATCTATGTACTCGCATGCCCCGTTACGGAGAGCAGCGACTTCTGATCGATCGCCGCCGCGATACGGAAAACAGTTGTTGCAGATCAAAAAGGAAAAACACGTTTAGGTCGGTTGCCTCCACAGGTCCACGTGGGTCATTACGTTGAGCACATCGCGGCGCAGCATGACGCGGCGCCGCGCTTCCAATGCAATGTGTGGCCTTGTCTCACGTTGGCACGCGCATCGACTTCCAGGTGGACATCGACCAGGATCATGTCGCCCATGCGGCGGGTCTTGACGTCGTGTACGCCGTGCACCCCGGCGTTTCCAGCATCGTTTGGTGGATCGCCTCAACGGTTTCCTGGTCGACGGCACGGTCCATGAGATCGTGCAGCGCCTCCACCCGAAGTGCCAACCATGCGCGTCACCATCAGGCCGACGATAGGGCAGCCACAGGATCAAGCAGGCGGTAGCCGAACACATTGCCCACAATGCCGAGCGCCACCACCACGACGAGGCGGCGTCCGAGCGTGCGTGCCAGGCGTTGGCGACAGCATGCTGGAGCGCACACGCTCGGCAACGGCAGCATGTAGCGGAACAGCAGCTCCTTTGCCGCCAGCGCCCGAGAGCGACCCACAGGCCGATGAGCTTGACTGGCTGAATGGCCTCGGGTGTGCTCAGCTTCACCACTGCATTCCAAAGCATGCCGACCCGACGCCAGCAATAGCAAGCGAGCACTACGACGCGGCGTTCTCGAAGCGTGGTGGCCATAGTGGTGAGTTGCATCCGGTCCTTTCTGGCTGTGGTGGCTGGCAAACAGCAACAACGAAGTCCGAGATCAAATCGGACAACGAGTGGATGGCATCGGCCACCAACGCTGGGAGCCGGCCAGGATGCCCGCCACGACTTGTGCAACGGTCAAGCTCAGGTTGACGCCCACGCTCACCAGCGTGGTGCGCCGTGCGGCTGCCTGGTTGGTCGCACTGTCTTCGGTATCCAGGTCGATCTTGAGATCGAGGTCTTCGGGATGTCGCATGATTCATCTACGTTAGGACACGTGGAGTACGCCGCTGCTTCGGTCGTTGCGAACGCACCCACGTTGATGGTTATCGCTATCTATTCATGGGGCATGTAAGGTGTTGCTCAAGATCAGTCATCGAAATCCCACATGCGATGCAGATCCAGCTGGAGCCGGCTGTCCGCCTCCGTACGTTCACCCGAGCGAGCCGCTCGGCCAACACTGCGTCGGCAAGGCTGCGGCGTGCCACCAACAGCTCGGTCAAGCCGGACTCGCCGGCGCGAAACGCGCGGGTGGCGCGATCGGCTGCGCATCTCTGTAACGTAGCCGCTTCGATCTGTGCCTGCGCGGCTCCCCCTTTGCCTTGCAAGTCACGATAGAGCACGTCGAATTCCGCACCCAGGCGTCGTTCTGCACCGAGTCTGCGGCGAGCTGCAGCTTCCGCATCGGCGCGGCCGCTGCTGCGGCAGTACGGCGATGCGCAGAGCCGAGCGCATCGCCACGCTCACTCCCATGATGCGTTCCGCACCACCACGCTCCACCGATACGAACATGCCGACGGTGGGATGGGCCGGCGCTCCAGATCTGCACGCTTGGCCATCTGCTGTGCCTGCACCTCTTCCGCCATGGCAAGCCGGTACTCGTGGCTGTCCTGTATGTACTGCGTGCGCAATCGTTCGG includes the following:
- a CDS encoding cation transporter dimerization domain-containing protein, which codes for MHGVHDVKTRRMGDMILVDVHLEVDARANVRQGHTLHWKRGAASCCAAMCST